The nucleotide window CTGTCCCCCGCAAGCGCTCGTTCTCTGGCGAGGAGCTGGGCGAGGTGCCCCCGGGCCGCAAGGTGTCCTTCGCTGACGCCCGGGGCTTGGAGTTGGCGCGGGTCTGCGTGTTCGAGCAGTTCCCCGTGTGGGACGAGGAGGAGGGGGATGCCAGCCCCCGGCCGGGCTTTCGGCTGTGCCCGGCCTTCGCCCAGGGGCTCTCGGCGCAGCAGCTGCTCGACCGGGTGAGGCGGCACAAGGTGGAGCTGGAGAGCGTGCGCGGGGCGACGGACGACCCGCTCTCGGTGGACTGCCTGGCCCGCGTCCTCAACCTCGCCTACCAGAAGTCGGTGCAGGCCCGCTGCACGTTAGACGAGTGGCGCAGCCACTACCAGCAGCCGGCCGAGTACGTGCCGGGAGCCGCCGACGGCGCCAGCGACTGTTTCGCCTTCCGCCTCTCCTACCCCTGTGCCAGCGCCCGCGAGGGGGCCCGGCTCCACTTCGTGCTGCGCTACGAGACGCCCGGAGGGGTCTACTGGGCCAATAACGGAGGGGCCAACTACACCCTGGTGTGTCGGGCCACGGGGGACCCAGTGGGGGAGTCTGCGCCCTCCCAGAGCCCGGGCATCCCCCTCAGGAGCTGCCTCAAGGTCACGCCGCACAGGTAAGGGCACTCAGGCCATCCCATAATAACCACCTTCCTCTActctgtaggccattcagccccactggTCCCCTATCCCCCCGATATCCTCCCCTTTCCTGATTAAACCCCTCGGCCTGGAATATAACCCCTCGAttcccccttcctgattaaaccccTCGGCCTGGAACATAACCCCTCCATCCCCCTTCGTGATTAAACCCCTCGGCCTGGAATATAACCCCTCGATTCCCCTGCCTGATCAAAACCCCTCGGCCTGGAATATAACCCCTCGATTCCCCCTTCCAGATTAAACCCCTCGGCCTGGAATATAACCCCTCGAttccccc belongs to Chiloscyllium plagiosum isolate BGI_BamShark_2017 unplaced genomic scaffold, ASM401019v2 scaf_65240, whole genome shotgun sequence and includes:
- the LOC122545258 gene encoding protein phosphatase 1 regulatory subunit 3A-like, whose amino-acid sequence is MNSSSSLQLPNRQDQDEDEEDEEEEEEEAYGARLIPRSSPVPRKRSFSGEELGEVPPGRKVSFADARGLELARVCVFEQFPVWDEEEGDASPRPGFRLCPAFAQGLSAQQLLDRVRRHKVELESVRGATDDPLSVDCLARVLNLAYQKSVQARCTLDEWRSHYQQPAEYVPGAADGASDCFAFRLSYPCASAREGARLHFVLRYETPGGVYWANNGGANYTLVCRATGDPVGESAPSQSPGIPLRSCLKVTPHR